From a single Couchioplanes caeruleus genomic region:
- a CDS encoding type 1 glutamine amidotransferase: protein MGTALVIENDPSDDLRRLGDWFAEAGLELTVVRPHAGEPLPETLDGFLGLVVLGGDQSAFADADGRPGAPWFPELEGLLRKAVRHHVPTLGVCLGAQLLAQAHGGLVERSTSGPEIGPGLVGRRDAADGDPLFKYVPLLPDVVQWHADEITELPIGAVLLAASSRYPHQAFRLGDRAWGLQFHIECDVDMIAAWARSDAAVLEELGYDPEVVIAATAEVLADVEEVWQPFTARFAALARGELPGADIPAPGTPRTLPLLGQ, encoded by the coding sequence GTGGGTACAGCACTGGTGATCGAGAACGACCCGTCCGACGATCTGCGGCGGCTCGGCGACTGGTTCGCCGAGGCGGGGCTCGAGCTGACCGTCGTGCGGCCGCACGCGGGCGAGCCGCTCCCGGAGACGCTGGACGGTTTCCTGGGCCTGGTCGTGCTCGGCGGCGACCAGAGCGCCTTCGCCGACGCCGACGGCCGGCCCGGGGCTCCCTGGTTCCCCGAGCTCGAGGGGCTGCTGCGCAAGGCGGTCCGGCACCACGTGCCGACACTCGGCGTCTGCCTCGGCGCGCAGCTGCTCGCGCAGGCGCACGGCGGGCTGGTCGAGCGCAGCACGTCCGGTCCGGAGATCGGCCCGGGCCTGGTGGGGCGCCGCGACGCCGCGGACGGCGACCCGCTGTTCAAGTACGTGCCGCTGCTGCCGGACGTGGTGCAGTGGCACGCCGACGAGATCACCGAGCTGCCGATCGGGGCGGTGCTGCTGGCCGCCTCGAGCCGCTACCCGCACCAGGCGTTCCGCCTCGGTGACCGGGCCTGGGGCCTGCAGTTCCACATCGAGTGCGACGTCGACATGATCGCGGCCTGGGCCCGGTCGGACGCGGCCGTCCTCGAGGAGCTGGGCTACGACCCCGAGGTCGTCATCGCCGCCACCGCCGAGGTGCTCGCCGACGTCGAGGAGGTCTGGCAGCCGTTCACCGCCCGGTTCGCCGCGCTGGCCCGCGGCGAGCTGCCCGGCGCCGACATCCCCGCCCCCGGCACCCCGCGCACGCTGCCGCTGCTGGGACAGTGA
- a CDS encoding GNAT family N-acetyltransferase, with translation MQIDLEPVGAGNWRACAALTVRPEQREFVSDVAYSLCLCHYGGLWHPLAVTVGGQVAGFCMWAVDDDRSRWIGGIVVDRSRQRQGIGRALVLALRDRLAAEPGTPDVALSYSPRNTAARALYLSLGFAETGETEGDEVVARWSVSRAA, from the coding sequence GTGCAGATCGACCTGGAACCGGTCGGCGCCGGCAACTGGCGTGCGTGCGCCGCGCTGACCGTACGGCCGGAGCAGCGTGAGTTCGTCAGCGACGTCGCGTACTCCCTCTGCCTGTGCCACTACGGGGGCCTGTGGCACCCGCTGGCCGTCACCGTCGGCGGACAGGTCGCCGGGTTCTGCATGTGGGCCGTGGACGACGACCGGAGCCGGTGGATCGGCGGGATCGTCGTGGACCGGTCACGGCAGCGGCAGGGCATCGGCCGGGCGCTGGTGCTCGCGCTGCGCGACCGCCTCGCCGCCGAACCGGGCACTCCGGATGTCGCCCTCAGTTACTCGCCGCGCAACACGGCCGCGCGGGCGCTGTACCTCTCGCTCGGGTTCGCCGAGACCGGCGAGACGGAGGGCGATGAGGTCGTGGCCCGGTGGAGCGTGTCCCGCGCCGCGTGA
- a CDS encoding DUF350 domain-containing protein → MLENLLEGAGRSIVFGAVGIGLMALGFVLVDLLTPGKLRDLIWVDRNPNAALLLAANQLGIAAIVFTAIFTSYQNFGEGLASTAIFGLLGIAVMALAFLVLDWMTPGKLGEVICTQDRHPGALVSAASHFGAALIVCACIA, encoded by the coding sequence GTGCTGGAGAATCTGCTGGAGGGCGCCGGACGCAGCATCGTGTTCGGGGCGGTCGGCATCGGGCTGATGGCCCTGGGCTTCGTGCTCGTCGATCTGCTGACCCCGGGCAAGCTGCGTGACCTGATCTGGGTCGACCGCAACCCGAACGCCGCCCTGCTCCTGGCCGCCAACCAGCTCGGTATCGCCGCGATCGTCTTCACGGCGATCTTCACCAGCTATCAGAACTTCGGCGAGGGACTGGCCTCGACCGCCATCTTCGGCCTGCTCGGCATCGCGGTGATGGCCCTGGCGTTCCTCGTGCTCGACTGGATGACGCCGGGCAAGCTCGGCGAGGTCATCTGCACCCAGGACCGGCACCCGGGCGCGCTGGTCAGCGCGGCCTCGCACTTCGGCGCCGCCCTGATCGTCTGCGCCTGCATCGCCTGA
- a CDS encoding glutamine synthetase family protein produces the protein MDRQQEFVLRTLEERDIRFVRLWFTDVLGTLKSVSVAPAELESAFEEGIGIDGSAIEGFARVSESDMVAMPDPTTFQVFPFEGGASGESARMFCDILLPDGSAAWADPRHVLRRMLARAAEKGFTFYTHPEVEFFLVQDSPLDGSVPIPVDGGGYFDHTTHSVARDFRRQAVLALERIGISVEFSHHEVAPGQQEIDLRYADALTTADNIMTFRHVVKEVALSQGVRATFMPKPYTDQPGSGMHTHLSLFEGESNAFHDAEDPLKLSKTARAFIAGLLVHAREYTAVTNQWVNSYKRLFPLQLPDRITESPAFVSWGHLNRSALVRVPAFGKPNSARVEVRSIDSATNPYLAFAVLLGAGLKGIEEGYELPPGAEDDVLALSPQERKAMGYDSLPENLAEAIDVMAKSELIPEVLGEHVFDFFLRNKRQEWEQYRREVTPYERQRYLGTL, from the coding sequence GTGGACCGACAGCAGGAGTTCGTGCTCCGGACGCTCGAAGAGCGGGACATCCGTTTTGTCCGGCTCTGGTTCACCGACGTGCTCGGCACCCTCAAGAGCGTGTCGGTCGCGCCGGCCGAGCTCGAGTCCGCCTTCGAGGAGGGCATCGGCATCGACGGCTCGGCGATCGAGGGCTTCGCCCGGGTCTCCGAGTCCGACATGGTCGCCATGCCCGACCCGACCACCTTCCAGGTCTTCCCGTTCGAGGGCGGCGCCAGCGGCGAGAGCGCCCGCATGTTCTGCGACATCCTGCTGCCCGACGGCAGCGCCGCCTGGGCCGACCCGCGCCACGTGCTGCGCCGCATGCTCGCCCGGGCGGCCGAGAAGGGCTTCACCTTCTACACGCACCCCGAGGTCGAGTTCTTCCTCGTGCAGGACAGCCCGCTGGACGGCTCGGTGCCGATCCCGGTCGACGGCGGCGGCTACTTCGACCACACCACGCACTCGGTGGCGCGCGACTTCCGCCGCCAGGCCGTGCTCGCGCTGGAGCGCATCGGCATCTCGGTGGAGTTCAGCCACCACGAGGTCGCCCCCGGCCAGCAGGAGATCGACCTGCGGTACGCCGACGCGCTCACCACCGCGGACAACATCATGACGTTCCGGCACGTGGTCAAGGAGGTGGCGCTGTCGCAGGGCGTGCGCGCGACCTTCATGCCGAAGCCGTACACCGACCAGCCGGGCAGCGGCATGCACACGCACCTGTCGCTGTTCGAGGGCGAGAGCAACGCCTTCCACGACGCCGAGGACCCGCTCAAGCTGTCCAAGACCGCCCGCGCGTTCATCGCCGGGCTGCTCGTGCACGCCCGCGAGTACACGGCCGTCACCAACCAGTGGGTCAACTCGTACAAGCGGCTGTTCCCGCTGCAGCTGCCGGACCGGATCACCGAGTCGCCGGCGTTCGTCAGCTGGGGTCACCTGAACCGCTCCGCGCTGGTCCGGGTCCCCGCGTTCGGCAAGCCCAACTCGGCCCGGGTCGAGGTGCGCTCGATCGACTCGGCGACCAACCCGTACCTCGCCTTCGCGGTGCTGCTGGGCGCCGGGCTCAAGGGCATCGAAGAGGGGTACGAGCTGCCGCCGGGCGCCGAGGACGACGTGCTGGCGCTGTCGCCGCAGGAGCGCAAGGCCATGGGGTACGACTCGCTGCCGGAGAACCTGGCCGAGGCGATCGACGTGATGGCCAAGTCCGAGCTGATCCCGGAGGTGCTCGGCGAGCACGTCTTCGACTTCTTCCTGCGCAACAAGCGGCAGGAGTGGGAGCAGTACCGGCGCGAGGTCACCCCGTACGAGCGGCAGCGCTACCTCGGGACACTCTGA
- a CDS encoding NAD+ synthase produces the protein MPSLRIALAQVNSTVGDIPGNAAAVRHWTRRAADAGAQLVAFPEMMLTGYPIEDLVFRDSFVAASQAALRQLATDLAADGLGDVAVVVGYVDADGPAPTSADAVPGSGRRDASALLVGGEVAATYFKHHLPNYGVFDEDRYFEPGTSLTVVRFGEVDVALTVCEDLWQAGGPFAAARRAGVGLVVTINASPYELNKDDVRLPLVKRRAAEAGATVAYVNLIGGQDELVFDGDSMIVTAAGELLTRAGQFTEELLVHDVEVDAAPVDAAAPPAPPPSSEAPHGEDQGDDDMTIERVRLTATPRPLSDGPAVGGIAERVNDEAEIWSALTLGLRDYVEKNGFRSVVLGLSGGIDSAVVAAIAVDALGPQRAVGVSMPSGYSSSHSRDDAADLAKRTGLDYRSEPIQPMVDAFLANMSLSGLAVENLQARVRGVILMALSNQEGHLVLTTGNKSELAVGYSTLYGDSVGGFNPLKDVPKTMVWRLAKWRNEDAAHRGGEPPIPENSITKPPSAELRPGQVDTDSLPDYEILDAILSGYIDGDLGRDDLVAAGHDAALVDRVLRMVDIAEYKRRQSAPGTKISIKAFGRDRRLPITNRFRENA, from the coding sequence ATGCCTTCGTTGCGCATCGCCCTCGCCCAGGTGAACTCGACCGTCGGTGACATTCCCGGCAACGCCGCCGCGGTCCGTCACTGGACCCGCCGGGCCGCCGACGCCGGTGCGCAGCTCGTCGCGTTCCCGGAGATGATGCTGACCGGGTACCCCATCGAGGATCTGGTCTTCCGCGACTCGTTCGTCGCGGCCTCGCAGGCCGCACTGCGGCAGCTCGCCACCGACCTGGCCGCGGACGGCCTCGGCGACGTCGCCGTCGTCGTCGGGTACGTGGACGCCGACGGTCCCGCACCCACCAGCGCCGACGCGGTGCCGGGCAGCGGCCGCCGGGACGCCTCCGCGCTGCTGGTCGGCGGCGAGGTGGCGGCCACGTACTTCAAGCACCACCTGCCCAACTACGGCGTCTTCGACGAGGACCGCTACTTCGAGCCGGGCACCTCGCTGACCGTGGTGCGCTTCGGCGAGGTCGACGTGGCGCTCACCGTCTGCGAGGACCTGTGGCAGGCCGGCGGGCCGTTCGCCGCCGCGCGCCGGGCCGGCGTCGGGCTGGTCGTCACCATCAACGCCTCGCCGTACGAGCTGAACAAGGACGACGTCCGGCTGCCGCTGGTCAAGCGCCGGGCCGCCGAGGCGGGCGCGACGGTGGCGTACGTGAACCTCATCGGCGGGCAGGACGAGCTGGTCTTCGACGGCGACTCGATGATCGTGACCGCCGCCGGCGAGCTGCTCACCCGGGCCGGGCAGTTCACCGAGGAGCTGCTCGTGCACGACGTGGAGGTCGACGCCGCCCCGGTCGACGCGGCGGCCCCGCCCGCGCCGCCGCCCTCCTCGGAAGCGCCGCACGGCGAGGACCAGGGCGACGACGACATGACGATCGAACGCGTACGCCTCACCGCCACGCCCCGCCCGCTCAGCGACGGCCCGGCGGTCGGCGGCATCGCGGAGCGCGTCAACGACGAGGCGGAGATCTGGTCCGCGCTCACCCTGGGCCTGCGCGACTACGTCGAGAAGAACGGCTTCCGCTCGGTGGTGCTCGGCCTGTCCGGCGGCATCGACTCGGCGGTGGTCGCGGCGATCGCCGTGGACGCGCTCGGACCGCAGCGAGCCGTCGGCGTCTCGATGCCCAGCGGATACTCCTCCAGCCACTCCCGCGACGACGCCGCCGACCTGGCCAAGCGCACCGGCCTGGACTACCGCAGCGAGCCGATCCAGCCGATGGTCGACGCATTCCTGGCCAACATGTCGCTCTCCGGGCTCGCCGTCGAGAACCTGCAGGCCCGGGTCCGCGGCGTCATCCTCATGGCGCTGTCGAACCAGGAGGGCCACCTCGTGCTCACCACGGGCAACAAGAGCGAGCTGGCGGTCGGCTACTCGACGCTGTACGGCGACTCGGTCGGCGGCTTCAACCCGCTCAAGGACGTACCGAAGACGATGGTGTGGCGCCTGGCCAAGTGGCGCAACGAGGACGCGGCGCACCGCGGCGGCGAGCCGCCGATCCCGGAGAACTCCATCACCAAGCCGCCGTCGGCTGAGCTGCGCCCGGGCCAGGTGGACACCGATTCGCTGCCCGACTACGAGATCCTGGACGCGATCCTGTCCGGGTACATCGACGGTGACCTGGGCCGCGACGACCTCGTCGCCGCCGGCCACGACGCCGCGCTGGTGGACCGGGTGCTGCGGATGGTCGACATCGCCGAATACAAGCGGCGTCAGTCCGCGCCTGGGACGAAGATCTCCATCAAGGCGTTCGGCCGCGACCGCCGGCTGCCGATCACGAACCGCTTCCGCGAGAACGCGTGA
- the panB gene encoding 3-methyl-2-oxobutanoate hydroxymethyltransferase has translation MSETPAEVPTLYGGPPTRRVRTRDLLAAKERGDRWAMLTSYDQYTAALFDRSGIPVLLVGDSAANNVFGYETTLPVTTDELLPLVRAVVRATTTALIVADLPFGSYEEGPVQGLRTAVRFMKEGGAHAVKLEGGRRVAEQIRAITGAGIPVMAHVGFTPQSEHAIGGYRVQGRGSAAEEVIADARAVAEAGAFAVVLEMVPGEVAKQITKELPIPTVGIGAGPDTDAQVLVWQDMAGLREGRAPRFVKRYADLAGVLGDAARRYADEVRNGEFPTAEHTF, from the coding sequence ATGTCCGAGACACCCGCCGAGGTGCCCACCCTGTACGGCGGCCCGCCCACGCGCCGCGTCCGCACCCGCGACCTGCTCGCGGCCAAGGAGCGCGGCGACCGCTGGGCCATGCTGACCTCGTACGACCAGTACACCGCCGCGCTGTTCGACCGTTCCGGCATCCCGGTGCTGCTGGTCGGCGACTCCGCGGCCAACAACGTCTTCGGGTACGAGACGACGCTGCCCGTCACCACCGACGAGCTGCTGCCCCTCGTCCGCGCGGTCGTCCGCGCCACGACCACCGCGCTCATCGTGGCCGACCTGCCCTTCGGCTCGTACGAGGAGGGCCCGGTGCAGGGCCTGCGCACCGCCGTACGGTTCATGAAGGAGGGCGGGGCGCACGCCGTCAAGCTGGAGGGCGGCCGCCGCGTCGCCGAGCAGATCCGCGCGATCACCGGCGCCGGCATCCCGGTGATGGCGCACGTCGGTTTCACCCCGCAGAGCGAGCACGCCATCGGCGGCTACCGGGTGCAGGGCCGCGGCAGCGCCGCCGAGGAGGTCATCGCCGACGCGCGGGCGGTCGCCGAGGCGGGCGCCTTCGCGGTGGTGCTGGAGATGGTGCCGGGCGAGGTGGCCAAGCAGATCACCAAGGAGTTGCCGATCCCGACCGTGGGCATCGGCGCGGGCCCGGACACCGACGCGCAGGTGCTGGTCTGGCAGGACATGGCCGGTCTGCGCGAGGGCAGGGCGCCACGCTTCGTGAAGCGGTACGCGGACCTCGCCGGCGTGCTGGGTGACGCCGCCCGCCGCTACGCCGACGAAGTTCGCAACGGGGAGTTCCCGACCGCGGAGCACACCTTCTAG
- a CDS encoding VOC family protein: MSVPARVSLATLGVADVVRATEFYASLGWRLSPASVPGVVSFFHTAGGLLSLVATDDISADAGLPTRPTPPNPATDFRGTMLAINVESPAAVDEALRTVVQAGATLVKTGTQAEWGGYLGYFTDPDGHLWEVTYNPAWPLDPAGVPHLP, encoded by the coding sequence GTGTCCGTTCCTGCCCGGGTCAGCCTCGCCACCCTCGGCGTGGCCGACGTCGTCCGCGCGACCGAGTTCTACGCCTCGCTCGGCTGGCGGCTGTCGCCCGCCTCGGTGCCCGGGGTGGTGAGCTTCTTCCACACCGCCGGCGGCCTGCTCTCGCTGGTGGCCACGGACGACATCTCCGCGGACGCGGGGCTGCCGACGCGCCCCACGCCACCGAACCCGGCCACCGACTTCCGCGGCACGATGCTGGCGATCAACGTGGAGAGCCCCGCCGCGGTCGACGAGGCCCTGCGCACGGTCGTGCAGGCGGGAGCGACGCTGGTCAAGACCGGCACGCAGGCCGAGTGGGGCGGCTACCTGGGCTACTTCACCGACCCCGACGGGCACCTGTGGGAGGTCACGTACAACCCCGCCTGGCCGCTCGACCCGGCGGGGGTCCCGCACCTGCCCTAG
- a CDS encoding RNB domain-containing ribonuclease: MPIKRVVAPRIDFSDLRRELHLPDGYPAAALEEAAEAAATPLPATDRTDVPFVTVDPPTSRDLDQALHLSRRPGGYRVRYAIADVAAYVRPGGPLEAETWVRGQTVYLPDGKVPLHPTVLSEDAVSLLPDADRAAVLWMIDLDADGAIAAVELERARVRSRAKLDYAGVQQAVDAGTAAEAVALLPEIGTLLAARAAARGAVNLPLPEQEVEPDGDGWRLTLRAPLPVEEHNAQISLLTGMAAATLMLGGGVGLLRTMPPPRPEAVEKLRAAAASLGVTWADGASVGAVVSSVDPAGPRGAAFLMQAAELLRGAGYTAFDGAAPEQTGHGGVGAPYAHVTAPLRRLADRYATEACLALHEGREVPGWVREALPRLPKTMATTDRVASAAERGAVSLAEAVLLAHRVGETFEAGVLDVDDPAEAGGKPRPAGGTVAIDEPAVQARCAGELPLGERIPVRLAEADPKTRTVRFEHP, from the coding sequence GTGCCGATCAAACGGGTTGTGGCTCCGCGCATCGACTTCTCCGACCTGCGGCGGGAGCTGCACCTTCCGGACGGGTACCCGGCCGCGGCGCTCGAGGAGGCGGCGGAGGCGGCCGCCACACCGCTGCCCGCCACCGACCGCACCGACGTGCCGTTCGTGACCGTCGACCCGCCCACGTCCCGGGACCTGGACCAGGCCCTGCACCTGAGCCGCCGGCCCGGTGGCTACCGCGTGCGGTACGCGATCGCCGACGTCGCCGCGTACGTGCGGCCGGGCGGTCCGCTGGAGGCCGAGACCTGGGTACGCGGCCAGACCGTGTACCTCCCGGACGGCAAGGTCCCGCTGCACCCGACCGTGCTGAGCGAGGACGCCGTGAGCCTGCTGCCGGACGCGGACCGGGCGGCCGTCCTGTGGATGATCGACCTGGACGCCGACGGGGCCATCGCGGCCGTCGAGCTGGAACGGGCGCGCGTCCGCAGCCGGGCCAAACTGGACTACGCCGGCGTGCAGCAGGCCGTCGACGCGGGCACCGCCGCCGAGGCCGTCGCGTTGCTGCCCGAGATCGGGACGTTGCTCGCGGCGCGGGCCGCCGCCCGGGGCGCGGTGAACCTGCCGCTGCCCGAGCAGGAGGTCGAGCCCGACGGGGACGGGTGGCGGCTGACGTTGCGGGCCCCGCTGCCCGTCGAGGAGCACAACGCCCAGATCTCGCTGCTCACCGGCATGGCCGCCGCGACGCTGATGCTGGGCGGCGGCGTGGGGCTGCTCCGGACGATGCCGCCGCCGCGGCCGGAGGCGGTCGAGAAACTGCGGGCCGCCGCGGCGTCGCTGGGCGTCACGTGGGCGGACGGCGCCTCGGTCGGCGCGGTCGTCTCGTCGGTGGATCCGGCCGGGCCACGGGGGGCCGCGTTCCTCATGCAGGCGGCCGAACTGCTGCGCGGGGCCGGGTACACGGCGTTCGACGGGGCGGCGCCGGAGCAGACCGGGCACGGCGGGGTGGGTGCGCCGTACGCGCACGTCACCGCGCCGCTGCGCCGCCTGGCCGACCGGTACGCCACCGAAGCCTGCCTCGCGCTGCACGAGGGCCGCGAGGTGCCGGGCTGGGTCCGCGAGGCCCTGCCGCGCCTGCCGAAGACGATGGCCACGACGGACCGGGTCGCCTCCGCCGCGGAGCGGGGCGCCGTGTCGCTCGCCGAGGCGGTGCTGCTGGCGCACCGGGTGGGGGAGACGTTCGAGGCCGGCGTGCTGGACGTGGACGATCCGGCCGAAGCCGGTGGCAAGCCGCGGCCGGCCGGCGGGACGGTGGCGATCGACGAGCCGGCCGTGCAGGCCCGCTGCGCCGGGGAGTTGCCGCTGGGCGAGCGGATTCCCGTACGCCTGGCCGAGGCCGACCCGAAGACCCGTACGGTCCGCTTCGAGCACCCCTAG
- a CDS encoding aspartate-semialdehyde dehydrogenase, whose amino-acid sequence MRIGIVGATGQVGGVMRRILAERQFPVDQLRLFASARSAGRTLPWQNGEVTVEDAATADFRGLDIVLFSAGKGSSKEFAPRVAEAGAVVIDNSSAWRMDPDVPLVVAEVNPDAAAQRPKGIIANPNCTTMAAMPVLRPLHDEAQLVAMVATTYQAVSGAGLAGVAELDEQIKKVADRATELTHDGAAVEFPAPRSFARPIAFNVLPLAGSIVDDGLGETDEEQKLRNESRKILGIPDLRVSGTCVRVPVFTGHSLQVNARFARPLSPDRARELLASAPGVELSDVPTPLQAAGQDPTYVGRIRADETADNGLALFLSNDNLRKGAALNAVQVAEVVARSL is encoded by the coding sequence ATGAGGATCGGCATCGTCGGCGCGACGGGACAGGTCGGTGGCGTCATGCGCCGCATCCTGGCCGAGCGCCAGTTCCCAGTGGACCAGCTCCGGCTCTTCGCATCCGCGCGCTCCGCGGGCCGCACCCTGCCCTGGCAGAACGGCGAAGTCACGGTCGAGGACGCCGCCACGGCGGACTTCCGCGGCCTGGACATCGTGCTGTTCTCGGCCGGCAAGGGCAGCTCCAAGGAGTTCGCGCCCCGCGTCGCCGAGGCCGGCGCCGTGGTGATCGACAACTCCTCCGCCTGGCGGATGGACCCCGACGTCCCGCTCGTGGTGGCCGAGGTGAACCCGGACGCCGCCGCGCAGCGCCCCAAGGGCATCATCGCCAACCCCAACTGCACCACGATGGCCGCGATGCCGGTGCTGCGCCCGCTGCACGACGAGGCCCAGCTGGTCGCGATGGTCGCCACCACGTACCAGGCCGTCTCCGGCGCCGGGCTGGCCGGCGTGGCCGAGCTCGACGAGCAGATCAAGAAGGTCGCCGACCGGGCCACCGAGCTCACCCACGACGGCGCCGCGGTCGAGTTCCCGGCGCCGCGCTCCTTCGCCCGGCCCATCGCGTTCAACGTGCTCCCGCTCGCCGGCTCGATCGTCGACGACGGCCTCGGCGAGACCGACGAGGAGCAGAAGCTGCGCAACGAGAGCCGGAAGATCCTCGGCATCCCGGACCTCAGGGTCTCCGGCACGTGCGTGCGCGTACCGGTCTTCACGGGCCACTCGCTGCAGGTGAACGCCCGCTTCGCCCGGCCGCTCAGCCCGGACCGCGCGCGTGAGCTGCTCGCCTCCGCGCCCGGCGTGGAGCTGTCGGACGTGCCCACCCCGCTGCAGGCGGCCGGGCAGGACCCGACGTACGTGGGCCGCATCCGCGCCGACGAGACCGCCGACAACGGCCTGGCCCTGTTCCTGTCGAACGACAACCTGCGCAAGGGCGCCGCCCTCAACGCCGTGCAGGTGGCGGAAGTGGTCGCCAGGTCGCTCTGA
- a CDS encoding class I SAM-dependent methyltransferase: protein MAAVYTHGHHESVLRSHRWRTAENSAAYLLPHLTSGATVLDVGCGPGTITADLATRITPGRITALEMTDDALDLARTEIARRGLTNVDFAVGDVHALDFPDDTFDVVHAHQVLQHVADPVRALREMRRVTRPGGIIAVRDSDYAAFTWYPRLPALDDWLDLYQRVARANGGEPNAARHLLAWAHAADLTDVTATSSTWCFATEEDRTWWGSLWADRITKSAMARQALESRAATEADLQRIAEGWRTWAANKDGWLSILHGELIARA, encoded by the coding sequence ATGGCTGCTGTCTACACCCACGGGCATCACGAATCGGTCCTGCGCTCACACCGCTGGCGCACCGCAGAAAATTCGGCCGCGTACCTTCTCCCCCACCTGACCTCCGGCGCGACCGTGCTGGACGTCGGCTGCGGCCCCGGCACCATCACCGCCGACCTGGCGACACGAATCACACCCGGCCGCATCACCGCCCTCGAGATGACCGACGACGCCCTGGACCTCGCCAGGACGGAGATCGCCCGGCGCGGCCTCACGAACGTCGACTTCGCCGTCGGCGACGTGCACGCCCTCGACTTCCCGGACGACACCTTCGACGTGGTCCACGCCCACCAGGTGCTCCAGCACGTCGCCGACCCGGTCCGGGCCCTCCGCGAGATGCGCCGCGTGACCCGCCCGGGCGGCATCATCGCGGTCCGCGACAGCGACTACGCAGCCTTCACCTGGTATCCCCGACTCCCAGCCCTGGACGACTGGCTGGACCTCTACCAACGCGTGGCCCGCGCCAACGGAGGCGAACCCAACGCCGCCCGCCACCTCCTGGCCTGGGCCCACGCCGCCGACCTCACCGACGTAACTGCGACATCGAGCACCTGGTGCTTCGCAACAGAAGAAGACAGAACCTGGTGGGGATCCCTCTGGGCGGACCGCATCACCAAATCGGCCATGGCCCGCCAAGCCCTGGAAAGCAGAGCCGCCACAGAGGCAGACCTCCAGCGCATCGCCGAAGGCTGGCGAACCTGGGCCGCAAACAAAGACGGCTGGCTGTCGATCCTGCACGGAGAACTGATTGCGCGCGCGTGA
- a CDS encoding M15 family metallopeptidase, with product MGIEAVNNRIADIQSRIIALQTQQAAKASPASSASSTTSAPSASGASFASALADAMDTQATASTAAADKTYKLNGKGIPVELAAYGNGKIPASALEKVGTTGHKLWAPAAESLNRMIADAEAQGVHIGITDSYRSYGEQVDVARRKGLYSQGGLAAKPGTSEHGWGMATDLDLNSKAQAWMRSHASEYGFHENVPREPWHWAFKP from the coding sequence GTGGGGATCGAGGCCGTCAACAACCGGATAGCGGACATCCAGAGCCGCATCATCGCGCTGCAGACCCAGCAGGCCGCCAAGGCCTCGCCCGCTTCGTCGGCCTCCTCCACCACGTCGGCCCCTTCTGCCTCCGGCGCCTCGTTCGCCTCGGCGCTCGCCGACGCGATGGATACGCAGGCGACCGCGTCCACCGCGGCGGCCGACAAGACGTACAAGCTGAACGGCAAGGGCATTCCGGTGGAGCTGGCCGCGTACGGCAACGGGAAGATCCCGGCGTCGGCGCTGGAGAAGGTCGGCACCACCGGGCACAAGCTGTGGGCGCCGGCGGCCGAGTCGCTGAACCGGATGATCGCGGACGCCGAGGCCCAAGGGGTGCACATCGGCATCACGGACTCGTACCGGTCCTATGGCGAGCAGGTCGATGTGGCTCGGCGCAAGGGGCTGTACTCGCAGGGTGGGCTGGCCGCGAAGCCTGGTACCAGCGAGCACGGGTGGGGGATGGCCACCGACCTTGATCTGAACTCGAAGGCTCAGGCTTGGATGCGGTCGCATGCTTCCGAGTACGGGTTCCACGAGAACGTTCCTCGAGAGCCTTGGCACTGGGCCTTCAAGCCCTAG
- a CDS encoding GTP cyclohydrolase II, producing MSLGIRSRVTVPLTFADGYATTAEVITFDGLADGKEHLALALGDVAGAGVPLVRPHSECLTGDVFGSERCDCGPQLREAVERIATAGGYLLYLRQEGRGIGLYAKLDAYALQDRGLDTYEANRALGHADDERDYTAAAQMLSVLGATTVDLLTNNPDKAAQLRAHDIDVRSMVPTGVHASDANVRYLQAKVSHTAHTIDLPLAV from the coding sequence ATGTCTTTGGGTATTCGCAGCCGTGTCACCGTCCCGCTCACGTTCGCGGACGGGTACGCGACCACGGCGGAGGTCATCACCTTCGACGGCCTCGCCGACGGCAAGGAGCACCTCGCCCTGGCGCTGGGCGACGTGGCCGGCGCGGGTGTGCCGCTGGTCCGGCCGCACTCCGAATGCCTGACCGGTGACGTGTTCGGCTCCGAACGCTGCGACTGCGGGCCGCAGCTGCGCGAGGCCGTCGAACGCATCGCCACGGCCGGCGGCTACCTGCTCTACCTGCGCCAGGAGGGCCGCGGCATCGGGCTGTACGCCAAGCTCGACGCGTACGCGCTGCAGGACCGGGGCCTGGACACGTACGAGGCCAACCGGGCACTCGGGCACGCCGACGACGAACGCGACTACACCGCCGCGGCGCAGATGCTCTCGGTGCTCGGCGCCACCACGGTCGACCTGCTGACCAACAACCCGGACAAGGCGGCGCAGCTGCGGGCGCACGACATCGACGTCCGGTCGATGGTGCCGACGGGCGTGCACGCCTCCGACGCCAACGTGCGCTACCTGCAGGCGAAGGTGTCGCACACCGCCCACACGATCGACCTGCCGCTGGCCGTCTGA